In Pirellula sp. SH-Sr6A, the DNA window TCTCAATCTGCTTTGCGAGTTGCTTGCATTTCTCAAGATGCTCTTGAACCTTGTTACGAGCTTCTTTTGCGAACTCGTTGAGCTCTTTGGGTCCATCGCTCTCGATCGCCTTCAACTCAGCAAGCATCATCGTGTGCGCGACACATTGCTGACCAAGAAAAGCCATGTTGAAATCGTTCCCTTCATACTGGGTCAGCATTTCCTTCGTCATCGCGAGCGAGTTCTCGCATGCCTTCTCTGCAATTTTGCAAAGCTCATGTGGCACCAAGGCTACGGAGCTTCCGGCCACGCGTGGCGTGTCCTGCTGTTGTGGCTGCCCAATCCCTTGCTGAAGCTTCTGGACGCACTCTTGATGGTCTTTAACAAGGGTTTCGGCTAATTTCTTGACATCTTGATTGTCAGATTTTTCCAGTGCGAGTTTCGCAAGTTGAATCTCTGCTTCATTCGCTTTCTGCAGCTTTTGAACAATAGCATCCTTAACCGTCATCGCTTGCTGGTCGCTGCGGTTGCGACGCGTTTCGTCACGACCTACCTGGCCGGGCCGTTGATTGGCGGGTGTGCCGGGCTGTACTTGGCCTTGCCCTGGCGTTTGGACAGGAGGCTGGCCATCGTTGGAACGCCTTTGTTGAATGGGAACGTCCCGCTGTCCGGAGGCAGGTTGCTGCCCGTTGGCAATCGATAGGCCTGAGAGTGTACTAATCGCAAGGCAAGCAAAGCTGAAACGAAACTTAGACATCGCAGTAACTCCTGAATGTCGGGTGAAGAAAAGATGGCAACCACTCGGTCGCCATATGGAATAATCGATGGTGCATCTACCGTTCCCAAAAACAGAGTATTTGGGATATTCGACAAGATCATGGCAATCGTCAAAGTCATCGAGCGCACAACCGATGCTTGCGGTGGCCCACTTAGTATGCGAACCATCCCGTCGCTCGCGATTGCACTATGGAGCGATCTCTCCAGCACCCCCTCTATTCGTCTTGGCTCCCGAAAAGCGCGCTGACGCAGCCACCCTCGAGAACAACGATGCGTCGTGGGTTAGTTGATTTGCAAGGCCACTAAACTGGCGTCTTTCCACCCGTGCAGCCAAAGACTTCGGCGGTCACGTAACTCGATTCGGGACATGCCAACCATACGAACAACGGAGCCAATTCGATAGGCTGAGCAGGGCGGCCAAACAGCGTATCTGCACCAAAGTTCTGGAACGTTTCTGACGGCATCGTCGACGGTATGAAGGGCGTCCAAACCGGTCCCGGTGCGACGGCGTTGACCCGCACGCCTCGCTCCATCGCGAATTTCGCTAAGGCCTTGGTCATTCCAATCAAAGCGGACTTGGACGTGGCGTAAGGGAGTAACATGTCCGACGGATTGTAGCCTTGAATGGAAACGGTATTGATGATGCTCCCGCCTGGCTTGATGTGCTGGAGCGCCGCACGCGACAACCAAAACGGTGCGTAGATATTCGTCTTGAAAACTCGATCGAAAACTTCCGTAGAAAACTCCTCCAGCGTTTCGGCCGTATCCTGAAACGCTGCGTTATTCACCAAAATATCCACGCTGCCTAACTCGGAAATGGTGTTTTGGATGATTTGCTCGCAGAACGATTCTTCTCGCAAGTCTCCTGCGATTGCAATCCCTTTCACCCCCGCTTCCGACACCAACTCGATCGTCGAGTTCGCGTCATCGCTCTCGGATAGATAGTTGATGGCCACGTTCGCCCCCTCGCGAGCGTAACAAATCGCAATCGCGCGACCAATTCCACTGTCCCCTCCGGTCACCAATGCATTAAGTCCTCGCAATCGGTTGTGCCCCTGATAGCTATCCTCGCCATGATCTGGGACAGGATTCATTTCGCGATTCAGACCGGGCATCTTGATCGCCTTCTGCTTCTTGAAGGGAGGGACTGCGAAGGCGGTCCGAGGGTCGACCAGTTCGACTTCATGATCGATATGTATTGGAGTGTCTGACGTCCGCATTTCCAAGTGCTCCCTGAAGAATGGATTCGAGTCGTCCCTTGACCGACATGGCCGAGCGTAACGAAGTCTGTGGCAGAGCACGCAAAAGGTGGACCTTTAACAACAATTGCCAGTGTGTCCAGTTCCTCCGATATGGACGGGTGGGCCCGCACATGAAACAAACCTGCTGAAGCTAAGTCTCAATGGCGATCGTTCATTATCCTCCCACAAAAGTTTCAAGCCCGATTCGATATGCTGATGGGTCACCATCCTGCATGCATGCTGAACCACCATTATTGGCTGCTCACGTTCCCCTCTGGAAGATACGGGTCCAGCGCGAAAGTAGACTCTCAGTAGATGGAGGTAGGGCGATATCGTTCACTCTCAGACAAATTCTTGTTTAGCTGGCTATCCACGCTGAAGGATGCCCTTCACGACGGAATGCAATTTGCGGCGAACGGAACGGTCATCCTTCCTTACTCTGATGAGTATCTCCGTTCCATTCCGTTGAGGAAAAAGAGATGTTTCAGCACGTAAAGGACCTGCAGTTTAACGTTCGAGTTACCGAACCCGATCCCAAGTTTGCGAATCTTCTCTTAGAGCAATTTGGCGGCGGGAATGGAGAACTCAAGGCAGCATTGCAATACTTCATCCAGGCCTTTGGATGCCGTCATGCGTACCCAGACAAGTACGATCTACTGATGGATATTGCGACGGAGGAATTCAGTCATTTAGAGATCGTGGGCGCGACGATCACGCTGCTCCTGGACGGTGTGAGCAGTGAGTTGAAGGGAGCAGCCGAGGGTAATTTGGTGGCTCAAATGGGATCGCGTTCCATCAAGACGAAAGACGTGATCGCTCAAGCCATTGAGAACCCGCACTTCTTATTGGAATCCGGCGGCGGCCCCCTGCTCACCGATTGTCGAGGCGTACCCTGGACGGGGTCATTCATCAATGCGAACGGAGACTTAACGGTCGACCTTCGATCCAATATTGGAGCTGAATCCAGAGCGAAAATCGTCTACGAGAATCTGCTCAAATTCACAGACGATCCGTACGTTCATGAGACTCTTCGTTTTCTCATGACGCGTGAAATCGCCCACTTCCAACAATTCGCAGCAGCGTTAGAAACGATCCAGCCGAATTTCCCGCCCGCGAATTTCCAAGGGGATGTTCGATTCACGCACAGCTACTTC includes these proteins:
- a CDS encoding DUF4142 domain-containing protein, yielding MSKFRFSFACLAISTLSGLSIANGQQPASGQRDVPIQQRRSNDGQPPVQTPGQGQVQPGTPANQRPGQVGRDETRRNRSDQQAMTVKDAIVQKLQKANEAEIQLAKLALEKSDNQDVKKLAETLVKDHQECVQKLQQGIGQPQQQDTPRVAGSSVALVPHELCKIAEKACENSLAMTKEMLTQYEGNDFNMAFLGQQCVAHTMMLAELKAIESDGPKELNEFAKEARNKVQEHLEKCKQLAKQIEKDSDSKS
- a CDS encoding SDR family oxidoreductase, which produces MRTSDTPIHIDHEVELVDPRTAFAVPPFKKQKAIKMPGLNREMNPVPDHGEDSYQGHNRLRGLNALVTGGDSGIGRAIAICYAREGANVAINYLSESDDANSTIELVSEAGVKGIAIAGDLREESFCEQIIQNTISELGSVDILVNNAAFQDTAETLEEFSTEVFDRVFKTNIYAPFWLSRAALQHIKPGGSIINTVSIQGYNPSDMLLPYATSKSALIGMTKALAKFAMERGVRVNAVAPGPVWTPFIPSTMPSETFQNFGADTLFGRPAQPIELAPLFVWLACPESSYVTAEVFGCTGGKTPV
- a CDS encoding manganese catalase family protein produces the protein MFQHVKDLQFNVRVTEPDPKFANLLLEQFGGGNGELKAALQYFIQAFGCRHAYPDKYDLLMDIATEEFSHLEIVGATITLLLDGVSSELKGAAEGNLVAQMGSRSIKTKDVIAQAIENPHFLLESGGGPLLTDCRGVPWTGSFINANGDLTVDLRSNIGAESRAKIVYENLLKFTDDPYVHETLRFLMTREIAHFQQFAAALETIQPNFPPANFQGDVRFTHSYFNMSQGEDARGPWNEGNGPWPEDECWEYIDDPQAQVKETNGQELQVAEGNSRDPKVEKKLEKQLVKQRSTEVKRESDEQPLQWSVHA